A single genomic interval of Cellvibrio sp. PSBB023 harbors:
- the creB gene encoding two-component system response regulator CreB — protein MPHILILEDEPSIAESLVFVLQAEGFNTHWETLASKALAHLSEQPVDLVIMDVGLPDMTGFEACKQLRKLSEVPVMFLTARGDELDRVVGLEIGADDYVVKPFSPREVAARVKAILKRTRQVQTPAVVDSTITSDRAEFAIDHDRKTIAYQQQLLQLTRYEYCLLATLLAQPGRVFSREQLLTAAGVTVDAGYDRSIDSHIKTLRAKLRQINPAAEPIKTQRGFGYCYQPESH, from the coding sequence ATGCCCCACATTTTGATTCTTGAGGATGAGCCCTCCATCGCTGAAAGCCTGGTGTTTGTGCTGCAGGCGGAGGGGTTCAACACCCACTGGGAAACCCTGGCGAGCAAGGCGCTGGCGCATCTGTCAGAACAGCCTGTTGATTTGGTGATTATGGACGTAGGGTTGCCCGATATGACCGGCTTTGAAGCCTGCAAGCAGCTACGCAAGCTTTCCGAGGTTCCGGTGATGTTTCTTACGGCTCGCGGCGATGAGTTGGATCGCGTTGTCGGGCTGGAAATCGGAGCGGATGATTATGTGGTAAAGCCATTTAGCCCACGGGAAGTGGCTGCCAGGGTTAAAGCCATTTTAAAGCGCACTCGACAGGTACAAACGCCAGCGGTTGTCGATTCAACCATCACATCGGATAGGGCGGAATTTGCAATAGACCATGATCGCAAAACCATCGCCTACCAGCAGCAATTGCTGCAACTAACACGCTATGAATATTGTTTGTTGGCGACGCTGCTGGCGCAACCGGGGCGGGTGTTTAGTCGCGAGCAATTACTCACAGCGGCAGGTGTCACGGTGGATGCCGGGTATGATCGCAGTATTGATAGCCATATAAAAACCCTGCGCGCCAAATTACGCCAGATAAATCCTGCCGCAGAACCCATTAAAACCCAGCGCGGTTTTGGCTATTGCTATCAACCGGAATCGCATTAA